The proteins below are encoded in one region of Nocardioides marmorisolisilvae:
- a CDS encoding aldehyde dehydrogenase family protein yields the protein MTSLPSSAGVDERAPAWNLDLLVGDKSVAGNGPELTIPDPTTTKTLTTFATADLSQVDAAIDAARRAFDEGPWPRMSPRERSLALHRVADKLETLQATLSAGVILEVGTPVALADTLQTDLAVQTLREYADRAAEDGTVHLGPHFVPTTSVSLVARRPVGVAAVITAYNFPILLAMRGMGAALAAGCTGVLLPSPRAPLTTLLLAEVFSELPPGVVNIVVGGPDVGQRLTTHPGVDKVAFTGSMAVGAHIMRQAAETAKSISLELGDKSPAVVLPDADLESQVPSILMGYLANSGQSCGATTRILVPRSRWDEFAERARRFIEALPAGDPWAPSTAIGPLIRPEHRDHVQARVDAALESGATVIGKGSVPDLDGWFMPAYLLGGVDNQAPVSRQELFGPVGVLLPYDDIADAVTTANDTPYGLHAKVFTTDLEAGLKVAAQLRVGSVQVNGGGFRPDAPFGGMKQSGVGREYGVWGIEEFSEAQHVQWAMA from the coding sequence ATGACATCACTACCCTCATCCGCAGGCGTCGACGAACGCGCGCCCGCGTGGAACCTGGATCTGTTGGTGGGCGACAAGAGCGTCGCAGGCAATGGTCCGGAACTCACAATTCCCGACCCGACGACCACAAAGACCCTGACCACATTCGCAACTGCTGACCTGTCCCAGGTCGACGCCGCGATCGATGCCGCTCGTCGCGCCTTCGACGAAGGTCCGTGGCCGCGGATGTCCCCGCGTGAGCGCTCGCTGGCACTCCATCGCGTTGCGGACAAGCTCGAGACCTTGCAGGCCACCCTGTCCGCAGGCGTGATCCTCGAAGTCGGGACTCCTGTGGCCCTGGCCGACACCCTGCAGACCGACCTCGCCGTGCAGACACTGCGTGAGTACGCCGACCGGGCCGCCGAGGACGGCACCGTCCACCTCGGACCTCACTTCGTACCGACGACCAGCGTCAGCCTGGTCGCGCGTCGCCCCGTCGGCGTTGCCGCCGTCATCACCGCATACAACTTCCCGATTCTCCTTGCCATGCGGGGCATGGGAGCGGCGCTCGCCGCCGGCTGCACCGGAGTCCTCCTGCCCAGCCCACGCGCACCACTCACGACACTGCTGCTGGCAGAGGTCTTCTCGGAACTTCCTCCCGGCGTTGTGAACATCGTCGTCGGCGGTCCCGACGTCGGGCAGCGCCTCACCACACATCCAGGTGTGGACAAGGTCGCCTTCACCGGTTCGATGGCAGTCGGCGCACACATCATGCGCCAGGCGGCCGAGACGGCAAAGTCGATCTCGCTGGAACTGGGGGACAAGTCACCGGCTGTCGTCCTTCCTGACGCGGACCTCGAGTCGCAGGTGCCCTCTATCCTGATGGGCTACCTCGCCAACTCCGGCCAGAGCTGTGGCGCCACCACACGCATACTTGTTCCACGCTCACGGTGGGACGAGTTCGCCGAGCGTGCGCGTCGGTTCATCGAAGCCCTTCCCGCAGGCGATCCCTGGGCGCCCTCAACGGCGATCGGTCCCTTGATCCGCCCCGAACATCGTGACCACGTGCAAGCCAGGGTCGATGCTGCGCTCGAATCAGGCGCGACGGTCATCGGCAAGGGGTCCGTGCCCGACCTGGACGGCTGGTTCATGCCCGCGTACCTCCTCGGCGGCGTGGACAATCAGGCGCCGGTGTCGCGGCAGGAACTCTTCGGTCCGGTGGGCGTCCTCCTCCCCTACGACGACATCGCCGACGCCGTGACGACGGCGAATGACACACCGTACGGTCTCCACGCGAAGGTGTTCACCACCGACCTGGAAGCGGGCCTGAAGGTGGCCGCGCAGCTGCGGGTCGGCAGTGTGCAGGTCAACGGCGGAGGCTTCCGGCCCGACGCCCCGTTCGGTGGCATGAAGCAGAGCGGAGTTGGCCGTGAGTACGGCGTCTGGGGAATCGAGGAGTTCTCCGAGGCTCAGCACGTCCAGTGGGCGATGGCATGA
- a CDS encoding hotdog family protein codes for MSLETSEGARLRFADVQPGDEVPAVAFPLSVYRLVMAAGSTRDFNSIHHNTEAAQASGAPEMYANTFMLLGMWERAVREYVGMTATIRSISGFRMKKFNIVGDTTYVGGRVLSKTTTKGVGVVHLEISAWNSLGVTVGPGTVVVEVPLSEMETTS; via the coding sequence ATGAGCCTCGAAACCAGTGAGGGCGCCAGGCTGCGCTTTGCCGATGTGCAGCCCGGCGACGAGGTGCCCGCTGTCGCGTTCCCGCTCTCGGTATATCGCCTCGTGATGGCTGCCGGCTCGACCCGGGACTTCAATTCAATTCACCACAACACGGAGGCTGCACAGGCGTCCGGCGCGCCCGAGATGTACGCGAACACCTTCATGTTGCTCGGGATGTGGGAACGCGCCGTTCGCGAATACGTGGGCATGACGGCAACGATCCGTTCCATCTCAGGCTTCCGGATGAAGAAGTTCAACATCGTCGGCGACACCACCTACGTCGGCGGCCGGGTCCTCAGCAAGACGACGACGAAGGGCGTCGGCGTAGTCCACCTGGAGATCTCCGCCTGGAACTCGCTCGGCGTGACGGTAGGACCGGGGACGGTCGTCGTCGAGGTGCCCCTTTCAGAAATGGAGACTACGTCATGA
- a CDS encoding FAS1-like dehydratase domain-containing protein produces the protein MADEGWQAGWQPMIAAVGRNFDEGAPTFAGDPVEQSTIRRWLEPLEFDCKLHTSRETARAHGYDDIIAPAASMLMWTLPPMRQPGQVIFTSHERNAQPEDSPINNVGLELAPPTNGFFGTDLEIEFLRPVVVGSRLAQRGRRLLSCTPKETAVGKGAFIKWESDVVDENLDVVARVRTGTYAYNAHDEEIDR, from the coding sequence ATGGCAGATGAGGGATGGCAAGCCGGTTGGCAGCCGATGATCGCCGCCGTTGGAAGAAACTTCGACGAGGGGGCGCCGACCTTCGCCGGTGACCCTGTCGAGCAGAGCACGATTCGTCGGTGGTTGGAGCCGCTCGAGTTCGACTGCAAGCTCCACACCAGCCGCGAGACCGCGCGCGCCCACGGCTACGACGACATCATTGCGCCTGCCGCTTCGATGCTGATGTGGACTCTTCCACCGATGCGCCAGCCCGGCCAGGTCATCTTCACCAGCCACGAGCGCAATGCCCAACCGGAGGACAGCCCGATCAACAACGTCGGGCTCGAGTTGGCCCCACCCACCAACGGCTTCTTCGGAACCGATCTGGAGATCGAGTTCCTACGCCCGGTGGTCGTCGGCTCCCGGCTCGCCCAGCGGGGGCGCAGGCTCCTGAGTTGCACCCCCAAGGAAACGGCGGTCGGCAAGGGCGCCTTCATCAAATGGGAGTCCGATGTGGTGGACGAGAACCTCGATGTCGTGGCGCGGGTGCGCACCGGCACCTACGCCTACAACGCACATGATGAGGAGATCGACCGATGA